From the genome of Sulfurovum riftiae, one region includes:
- the truD gene encoding tRNA pseudouridine(13) synthase TruD: MNHIKTYAYDHSPLQFDFKQTIERFFVEEIPLYSFTGNGNFLILKIKKTDMSTWKLITVLAKATGLQERDIGYAGLKDKSATTIQYISLPKQAERELNKNLTTERVEILERTYNKAPIKIGHLKGNRFSIILHKVNEKDAKFFNTTAKKMQVDGIPNYYGYQRFGEDSLSYLQGKEIAHSGKKLKGSKEKLLVSAYQSYLFNKWLASRVKLSAVINKEKSDAAAKKLKYPLELVKVLAKQPQFFKLFLGDVIMPYPYGKPNYVKDMMQSAQAFKQAKISPTGLLCGATAMRAKSDAYHLEEPFDDTELSSLKGDRRFAWIWPKEVETDYEKETRKLTVAFYLPKGSYATTFLEEIGKFSLKT; this comes from the coding sequence ATGAATCACATTAAGACCTATGCCTATGACCACTCCCCTCTGCAATTCGATTTCAAACAGACCATTGAACGCTTCTTTGTAGAGGAGATCCCTCTATACAGCTTTACCGGAAACGGGAATTTTCTCATTCTGAAGATCAAAAAGACCGACATGAGCACCTGGAAGCTCATTACCGTTCTGGCCAAAGCAACCGGACTGCAGGAGCGTGACATCGGTTATGCCGGGCTGAAAGACAAAAGTGCGACCACCATACAGTACATCTCCCTGCCAAAACAGGCAGAAAGAGAGCTCAATAAAAACTTGACAACGGAAAGAGTTGAGATACTCGAACGTACCTATAACAAAGCACCCATCAAGATAGGCCATCTCAAAGGCAACCGTTTCTCCATCATATTGCATAAAGTCAATGAGAAAGATGCAAAATTCTTCAACACCACGGCAAAGAAGATGCAGGTGGACGGCATACCCAACTACTACGGCTACCAGCGTTTCGGGGAGGACAGCCTCTCCTACCTTCAGGGAAAAGAGATCGCACACAGCGGGAAAAAGCTCAAAGGGAGCAAAGAGAAACTGCTTGTCTCTGCCTACCAAAGTTATCTTTTCAACAAATGGCTCGCTTCGCGTGTCAAACTCTCGGCTGTCATAAACAAAGAGAAGAGCGATGCCGCTGCAAAAAAGCTCAAATACCCCCTGGAGCTTGTCAAAGTACTGGCCAAACAGCCACAGTTCTTCAAACTCTTTCTGGGGGATGTCATTATGCCCTACCCTTACGGAAAACCGAACTATGTCAAAGATATGATGCAGAGTGCACAGGCTTTCAAACAGGCAAAGATCTCACCTACGGGACTGCTCTGTGGGGCGACTGCCATGCGGGCCAAAAGCGATGCCTACCACCTTGAGGAGCCCTTCGACGATACGGAACTGAGCTCCCTTAAAGGTGACAGGCGCTTTGCATGGATCTGGCCGAAAGAGGTTGAGACGGATTATGAAAAAGAGACCCGGAAGCTTACTGTAGCGTTCTATCTGCCAAAAGGTTCGTATGCAACCACTTTTCTTGAAGAGATCGGAAAGTTCTCACTGAAGACATAA
- the queC gene encoding 7-cyano-7-deazaguanine synthase QueC: protein MGKKAVCIISGGMDSALSAKIAQKEGYEIIALHFNYGQRTQYKELACFRKIAEELKAAETYEIDLDFFEQIGASALTDRSIDVPTGGVEEGVPVTYVPFRNGIFLSIAAALAEKHGAEALFIGVVEEDSSGYPDCRESYIEQMEKAINLGTKEETNITIRMPLVALQKSQIVQKALELGVPLADTWSCYQSEDLACGVCDSCRLRLRGFEIAGVQDPIPYRKDSN, encoded by the coding sequence ATGGGTAAAAAAGCAGTCTGTATTATCTCTGGAGGCATGGACAGTGCATTGAGTGCCAAGATCGCCCAGAAAGAGGGGTATGAGATCATTGCGCTGCATTTCAATTACGGACAGCGTACGCAGTACAAAGAGCTGGCATGTTTCAGAAAGATCGCCGAAGAGCTGAAGGCAGCGGAAACATACGAGATCGACCTCGATTTTTTCGAGCAGATCGGTGCTTCGGCTCTGACGGACAGAAGTATCGACGTTCCGACCGGTGGAGTGGAAGAGGGCGTTCCTGTGACCTATGTGCCTTTCCGGAACGGTATCTTTCTCTCTATCGCTGCTGCCCTTGCGGAGAAGCATGGTGCCGAAGCCCTCTTCATCGGGGTGGTAGAAGAGGACAGCTCGGGCTACCCTGACTGTCGCGAGAGCTATATCGAACAGATGGAGAAGGCGATCAACCTGGGTACGAAAGAGGAGACGAATATTACGATCAGAATGCCTCTGGTCGCACTGCAGAAGAGCCAGATCGTGCAGAAGGCTTTGGAACTGGGCGTCCCTCTGGCCGATACCTGGAGCTGCTACCAGTCGGAAGATCTTGCCTGTGGGGTCTGTGACAGCTGCCGCCTGCGTCTGAGGGGATTCGAGATCGCCGGGGTGCAGGATCCCATCCCTTACCGCAAAGATTCTAATTGA
- the trxC gene encoding thioredoxin TrxC gives MNINVVCPHCLKVNRIPKKDHYTKANCGACKKLLLDSKPVSVDANKLGIFLANSDIPVVVDFWAPWCGPCLQMAPAFEEAALAMPLQAQFLKVNTEEQQALGAQYGIRSIPTLIVFKNGKQVDQLSGALSASRLQSWVKQFV, from the coding sequence ATGAATATAAATGTAGTATGTCCACATTGTCTCAAAGTAAACAGAATACCCAAGAAAGACCATTATACCAAAGCCAACTGCGGTGCCTGCAAGAAGTTACTGCTGGACAGCAAGCCGGTTTCCGTCGATGCGAACAAGCTGGGGATCTTCCTGGCCAATTCCGATATTCCTGTGGTCGTGGATTTTTGGGCACCGTGGTGCGGCCCCTGTCTGCAGATGGCACCGGCATTCGAAGAGGCTGCCCTGGCCATGCCGCTTCAAGCACAGTTTTTGAAAGTCAATACGGAGGAACAGCAGGCCCTGGGTGCCCAGTATGGTATCAGAAGTATCCCGACACTGATCGTCTTCAAGAACGGTAAGCAGGTAGACCAGCTCAGCGGTGCTTTGAGCGCAAGTCGTCTTCAGAGCTGGGTGAAACAGTTTGTCTAA
- the msrA gene encoding peptide-methionine (S)-S-oxide reductase MsrA gives MATKELILGGGCFWCTEAVFELLKGVSDVESGYANGDMPDPDYRSVCSGDTGYAEVIKITYDDEVIDLDTLLDVFFSTHNPTQLNRQGADVGTQYRSCVCYQNEEELEAAKRAIERAQEHYSDPIVTTLEPLKNYYPAESYHQDYYRQNSMQGYCMAVIPPKIQKLMENFSDKVSS, from the coding sequence ATGGCGACAAAAGAATTGATACTGGGCGGCGGATGTTTCTGGTGTACCGAAGCGGTCTTTGAACTGCTCAAAGGTGTAAGCGACGTAGAGAGCGGCTATGCGAACGGTGATATGCCTGACCCGGATTACCGCTCCGTGTGCAGTGGCGATACAGGCTACGCAGAGGTGATCAAGATCACTTACGATGATGAAGTGATCGATCTCGATACCCTTCTGGATGTCTTCTTTTCCACCCACAACCCGACCCAGCTCAACCGTCAGGGTGCGGACGTGGGTACACAATACCGCAGCTGTGTCTGTTACCAAAATGAAGAGGAGCTCGAAGCGGCCAAAAGAGCCATCGAACGTGCCCAGGAACATTACAGCGATCCTATCGTCACCACGCTCGAACCGCTAAAGAACTACTACCCTGCCGAAAGCTATCATCAGGATTATTACAGACAGAATTCTATGCAGGGGTACTGCATGGCTGTCATTCCTCCGAAAATACAGAAGCTGATGGAGAATTTTTCAGACAAGGTCTCCTCGTAG
- a CDS encoding calcium/sodium antiporter, with amino-acid sequence MNFVIFVIAMGVLIWGADLIINHSERIALKYNIPEFIIGATLIALGTSLPEMAASIAASLNHKPDIAIANVIGSNVLNITLVLASVFLIAKKIIPNRDFFAKDSTWALVPVLVFILMILDGVISRFDAVLLLLLMGAYLLFLLQDAKSIPIEDLDEIDMSHFSWMTTIPVLIGGFILVIVGAHFTVESASEIAKSFGISEWIIGIIMVSLGTSMPELVVSISAAAKGKVDMAIGNIIGSNLANTTVVLGAAALANPMPIDAPAYLFDIATMIVATLLLVFITANKLYNKSAGISLVIILGLFLNNTLQNM; translated from the coding sequence ATGAACTTTGTCATTTTTGTCATTGCAATGGGTGTACTCATCTGGGGAGCGGACCTCATTATCAACCATAGTGAACGCATCGCTCTCAAATACAATATACCTGAATTCATTATTGGGGCAACTCTCATTGCACTGGGGACCTCTCTGCCTGAAATGGCGGCAAGTATCGCGGCAAGCCTGAACCACAAGCCCGATATCGCCATTGCCAATGTCATCGGAAGCAATGTACTGAACATTACTCTGGTCCTTGCTTCTGTATTTCTCATTGCAAAAAAGATCATTCCCAACAGGGACTTCTTTGCCAAAGACAGTACCTGGGCACTGGTCCCGGTGCTGGTCTTCATTCTGATGATCCTGGACGGCGTCATTTCAAGATTTGATGCCGTACTGCTTCTGCTTCTTATGGGTGCCTACCTGCTCTTTCTTCTGCAGGATGCCAAAAGTATTCCCATAGAGGACCTCGATGAGATCGACATGAGCCATTTCTCATGGATGACAACCATCCCCGTACTTATCGGCGGATTCATCCTCGTGATCGTTGGTGCCCATTTTACGGTAGAGAGTGCTTCCGAGATCGCCAAGAGTTTCGGTATCTCCGAATGGATCATCGGTATCATCATGGTCTCACTGGGCACTTCCATGCCCGAACTTGTGGTCAGCATCTCCGCTGCGGCAAAAGGAAAGGTGGATATGGCCATCGGTAACATCATCGGTTCGAACCTGGCGAACACGACTGTGGTCCTGGGTGCAGCGGCACTTGCCAACCCTATGCCCATCGATGCACCCGCCTATCTTTTCGATATTGCGACGATGATCGTGGCCACCCTTCTTCTGGTCTTCATTACTGCCAACAAGCTTTATAACAAATCGGCAGGTATCAGTCTGGTGATTATTTTGGGGTTGTTCCTCAACAATACGTTACAAAATATGTAA
- the ybeY gene encoding rRNA maturation RNase YbeY, which yields MKSIIDLDNQTSLNVDIDALEAIAQSLTNREIELIITDNESIRELNREYREKNNPTDVLSFPLETPFTEQSVFDIPLGTIVISADFVKEKAKTYGHTEQDELKLLFIHGLLHLLGYDHETDDGEMRQKEREIIEQFGLPSSLIIRND from the coding sequence ATGAAGAGTATAATAGACCTCGATAACCAGACCTCACTCAATGTCGATATTGACGCACTTGAAGCGATCGCGCAGTCTCTGACCAACAGAGAGATAGAACTCATCATCACGGACAATGAAAGCATCCGTGAACTCAATCGTGAATACAGAGAAAAGAACAACCCCACCGATGTACTGAGTTTTCCCCTTGAGACACCTTTTACCGAGCAGAGCGTCTTCGATATACCATTGGGAACGATAGTCATTTCAGCAGACTTTGTCAAAGAGAAGGCAAAAACCTACGGACATACCGAACAGGATGAACTCAAGCTGCTTTTCATTCATGGGCTCTTGCATCTGCTGGGATACGACCATGAAACAGATGATGGCGAGATGCGCCAAAAAGAGAGAGAGATCATCGAACAGTTCGGCCTGCCCTCCAGTCTTATTATACGAAACGATTAA
- a CDS encoding N-acetyltransferase, with product MITLVKANLTDIPAMQELVISEIKEGVILNRSEDEVATNIRSYVLAKEGEKLVGYTALHIHSRRVAEIRSLIVDEAYRGQKIGQALVRFAVEEAKALRVEEDVLVLTYQPAFFEKLGFSEINKEAIPEHKIWADCIKCIHFPVCNEVALVYKLL from the coding sequence TTGATCACTCTGGTAAAAGCGAACCTTACAGATATCCCTGCAATGCAGGAACTGGTCATTTCCGAGATCAAGGAAGGTGTCATCCTTAACCGCAGTGAAGATGAAGTGGCCACCAACATACGCTCCTATGTTCTGGCAAAAGAGGGTGAAAAACTGGTAGGCTATACAGCACTGCATATCCACTCCAGAAGGGTGGCGGAGATACGGAGCCTCATCGTCGATGAAGCGTACCGCGGACAGAAGATCGGTCAGGCACTGGTCAGGTTCGCCGTAGAAGAGGCGAAAGCCCTGCGTGTCGAAGAGGATGTCCTCGTCCTGACCTATCAGCCGGCATTCTTTGAGAAACTCGGCTTTTCAGAGATCAACAAAGAGGCGATCCCTGAACACAAGATATGGGCGGATTGTATCAAGTGTATCCATTTCCCTGTCTGTAATGAAGTAGCATTGGTGTATAAGCTGTTATGA
- the mrdA gene encoding penicillin-binding protein 2 — MRYKITLLLFALVWAGMIIRLYHVSVKSNFYYEGLAKANVERKEFIKPVRGEITDRNGNLLAMNQIGFSLSIKPHLSMKAKEGKKSQLEQAVDILLETFPDLNKTTMMKVYKKKSSPYNHKFIKVVDFIHYADMMSAYPKLSMYENLKIEAETKRYYPYGRYCAHLIGYTGRSNTKENEADEVVDVVGKVGKSGLERYYNEFLQGELGYQINKVTARNRAIDVLEKMMPKDNRNLTLNIDVDLQKMIFEHFKEQEGVAIVMRTNGEILAAVSYPAYDPNLFVGGISSKAWRALQEDLKHPFTNKIIHGTYPPGSSIKMGMALAFDKAKPGILEKSEYCKGYMTIGNSSHRFRCWKHSGHGTVYLRKAIMQSCDVYFYKKSLQVGIDAMARNLRSFGLGVKTGVDLPREYNGVIPDKGWKMKRFKQPWFLGETVIAAIGQGYDLVTPLQVVRYTNLVATGNLVTPKVAKKMNDREVNTTIVPMEFNAHSLSEVRKGMYDVCNTPGGTAYRLMHDLPIKVAGKTGTSQVTSIPQGVGKRLKESELAYFHRSHAWITTYAPYDDPQFVVTVLIEHGGHGGSTSAPMAGDIYRWLHKNGYFKSKLKKEIDTAVITGEEPQESPELKKKKENIRKRNEELRKKSSSGLSLF, encoded by the coding sequence ATGAGATACAAAATAACGCTGCTGCTTTTCGCGCTTGTCTGGGCGGGGATGATCATTCGCCTTTACCATGTCAGCGTCAAGTCCAATTTCTATTATGAAGGGCTTGCCAAAGCGAACGTGGAGAGAAAAGAGTTCATCAAGCCTGTCAGGGGAGAGATCACCGACAGAAACGGGAACCTGCTGGCCATGAACCAGATCGGTTTCTCGCTCTCGATCAAACCGCATCTCTCCATGAAAGCCAAAGAGGGGAAGAAGAGCCAGCTGGAACAGGCTGTAGATATTCTTCTCGAGACCTTCCCTGACCTGAACAAGACCACGATGATGAAGGTTTACAAGAAAAAGAGTTCTCCGTACAACCATAAGTTCATCAAAGTGGTCGATTTTATCCATTATGCGGATATGATGAGTGCCTACCCGAAGTTGAGTATGTATGAGAATCTGAAGATAGAGGCGGAGACGAAGCGCTACTATCCTTACGGAAGATACTGTGCGCACCTCATAGGATATACCGGACGTTCGAACACCAAAGAGAATGAAGCCGATGAAGTGGTCGATGTCGTAGGCAAAGTAGGGAAGAGTGGTCTCGAACGCTATTACAACGAATTCCTGCAGGGAGAACTCGGATACCAGATCAACAAGGTGACTGCGAGGAACAGGGCCATCGATGTACTTGAGAAGATGATGCCCAAAGACAACAGGAACCTTACGTTGAACATCGATGTCGATCTGCAGAAGATGATCTTTGAACACTTCAAAGAGCAGGAGGGTGTGGCTATTGTCATGCGTACCAATGGAGAGATCCTTGCCGCTGTCAGTTATCCGGCTTACGACCCGAACCTCTTTGTGGGTGGTATCAGCTCGAAAGCGTGGAGGGCCCTTCAGGAAGATCTCAAGCATCCCTTTACCAACAAGATTATCCACGGGACCTACCCTCCCGGCTCTTCCATCAAAATGGGTATGGCACTGGCTTTCGACAAGGCCAAACCGGGCATTTTGGAGAAAAGCGAATACTGTAAAGGATATATGACCATCGGTAACAGTTCGCACCGTTTCAGGTGCTGGAAGCACAGCGGACACGGTACCGTATATCTGCGTAAAGCCATCATGCAGAGTTGTGATGTCTATTTTTACAAAAAAAGCCTGCAGGTTGGAATAGATGCCATGGCCAGGAACCTACGCTCTTTCGGTCTGGGTGTGAAGACGGGTGTGGATCTTCCCCGTGAGTACAACGGGGTGATTCCGGACAAGGGATGGAAGATGAAGCGTTTCAAACAGCCATGGTTCCTGGGTGAAACGGTCATCGCTGCCATTGGACAGGGCTATGACCTTGTCACGCCGCTTCAGGTCGTACGCTATACCAATCTGGTGGCTACAGGTAACCTGGTCACACCAAAAGTAGCCAAGAAAATGAACGATCGGGAGGTCAATACCACCATTGTTCCTATGGAGTTCAATGCCCATTCACTCTCTGAGGTGCGTAAAGGGATGTATGACGTTTGTAATACACCGGGTGGAACGGCGTACAGACTGATGCATGACCTTCCGATCAAAGTTGCCGGCAAGACGGGTACTTCACAGGTAACCTCCATCCCTCAGGGTGTGGGCAAGCGACTGAAGGAGTCCGAACTTGCTTATTTCCACCGTTCACATGCCTGGATCACCACATACGCACCGTATGACGATCCTCAGTTCGTTGTCACGGTACTTATCGAGCATGGAGGGCACGGGGGGAGTACCTCTGCCCCTATGGCAGGCGATATCTACCGATGGCTCCACAAGAACGGGTACTTCAAGAGCAAACTGAAAAAAGAAATAGATACTGCTGTGATTACGGGAGAAGAGCCGCAGGAAAGTCCTGAACTGAAGAAGAAAAAAGAGAACATCAGGAAGCGAAATGAAGAGCTGAGAAAGAAGAGCAGCAGCGGTCTTTCTCTCTTCTAA
- a CDS encoding acylphosphatase, with product MEWYRFVISGRVQGVFYRKFVSQELMKKQFKGYIQNLPDGTVEVVAEIFDDELDDFLLILKEGSPLSRVEDIRYEVIDDAKFNTDGFEIRY from the coding sequence ATGGAGTGGTACAGGTTTGTCATCAGTGGCAGAGTACAGGGGGTCTTCTACAGAAAATTCGTCTCACAGGAACTGATGAAAAAGCAATTCAAAGGTTATATACAGAACCTGCCAGACGGTACGGTAGAAGTGGTGGCGGAGATCTTTGACGATGAACTGGATGATTTCCTCCTGATCCTCAAAGAGGGGTCACCTTTGAGCAGAGTGGAAGATATAAGATATGAGGTCATCGACGATGCCAAGTTCAATACCGACGGCTTTGAGATACGATATTGA
- the lptA gene encoding lipopolysaccharide transport periplasmic protein LptA — MNFIKVILPFFLLFSLHAEKVEVTSDSMKAEDLKKEVHFIGNVTVKQLDSWLKGDMVIVYFDENNETKMYEAIGKKNVVTFEVKEKKGFYKGSAMNVKYYPVTSKYVLTGKAIIDDLLNKRHVNGDVITLDMTTGNATVKGSKKKPVKFIFDMEKKK, encoded by the coding sequence TTGAATTTCATCAAAGTGATTCTCCCGTTTTTTCTCTTGTTCAGTCTGCATGCCGAAAAGGTGGAGGTGACCTCTGACTCGATGAAGGCCGAAGACCTCAAAAAAGAGGTGCATTTCATCGGGAATGTAACGGTGAAACAGCTTGACAGCTGGCTGAAAGGAGACATGGTGATCGTCTATTTCGATGAGAACAATGAGACGAAAATGTATGAAGCCATCGGAAAGAAGAATGTCGTCACCTTCGAGGTCAAGGAGAAAAAAGGCTTCTACAAAGGCAGTGCCATGAATGTGAAGTATTATCCTGTGACTTCAAAGTATGTCCTGACAGGCAAAGCGATCATCGATGACCTTCTCAACAAGCGGCATGTCAATGGCGATGTCATTACCCTCGACATGACTACCGGCAATGCAACGGTCAAGGGAAGCAAGAAGAAACCGGTCAAATTTATTTTCGATATGGAGAAGAAGAAGTGA
- a CDS encoding KdsC family phosphatase, whose protein sequence is MSIELIVLDVDGTMTDSRITYSHNGDEIKSFNVKDGLAIASWRKLGKQVAIITGRQSAIVERRAKELHIEHFYQGVDNKKEVLESLLEKLDLNMKNVAAIGDDLNDLQMLKAAEISFVPRDASAYVDKIATVILSKRGGEGAVREMIEYLIIKEGLEEKYLELWA, encoded by the coding sequence GTGAGCATAGAACTGATCGTACTGGACGTCGACGGGACCATGACCGACAGCCGTATCACCTACAGCCATAACGGCGACGAGATCAAATCGTTCAATGTCAAGGATGGCCTGGCGATCGCAAGCTGGAGAAAGCTGGGGAAACAGGTGGCCATCATTACCGGCAGGCAATCGGCTATCGTCGAGCGTCGTGCGAAAGAGCTGCATATAGAGCATTTCTATCAGGGGGTCGATAACAAAAAAGAGGTACTGGAATCCCTTTTGGAAAAACTGGACCTTAACATGAAAAATGTCGCAGCCATAGGGGATGACCTCAATGACCTCCAAATGCTCAAAGCAGCGGAGATCTCCTTCGTGCCGAGGGATGCCTCTGCCTATGTGGACAAGATCGCAACAGTGATCCTCTCCAAAAGAGGCGGAGAGGGTGCGGTCAGAGAGATGATAGAATATCTTATCATCAAAGAGGGTCTTGAAGAGAAGTATCTGGAACTATGGGCATAA
- the yihA gene encoding ribosome biogenesis GTP-binding protein YihA/YsxC: MSAPRVVEAAFIKSAQSIADSLPEDMSEVVFLGRSNVGKSSTLNSLTQRKNLAKSSATPGKTQLINFFETRYLYNEESYPVRFVDLPGFGYAKVSKSLKEVWQKNLVEFIEHRVSIRLFIHLRDARHPHAKIDDDVEAYISEFIRPDQRYLTVFTKIDKLNQKERAKLKREFPGSITVSNLKKNGHDRVHYEILQTIFGIDETKHSPDEEKTV, encoded by the coding sequence GTGAGTGCACCGCGTGTAGTAGAGGCCGCTTTCATCAAGTCGGCGCAGAGTATCGCAGATTCTTTACCAGAAGATATGAGTGAAGTGGTCTTCCTTGGACGTTCGAATGTGGGGAAAAGTTCCACGCTCAACTCTCTGACCCAGCGGAAAAACCTGGCAAAAAGTTCTGCCACACCGGGGAAGACACAGCTGATAAACTTTTTCGAGACACGCTATCTCTATAACGAAGAGAGTTATCCCGTCCGTTTTGTGGACCTTCCCGGATTCGGATATGCCAAAGTCTCCAAATCGCTCAAAGAGGTTTGGCAGAAGAACCTTGTGGAGTTCATAGAGCATCGTGTTTCGATCAGGCTTTTCATCCATCTGCGCGATGCCCGTCATCCGCATGCGAAGATCGATGATGATGTGGAAGCCTATATCTCCGAATTCATCCGTCCGGACCAACGTTACCTGACCGTGTTTACCAAGATCGACAAACTCAATCAGAAGGAACGTGCCAAACTCAAACGTGAATTCCCCGGTTCCATCACGGTCTCCAACCTGAAGAAGAACGGCCATGACCGGGTGCACTACGAGATACTGCAGACGATCTTCGGTATCGATGAGACGAAGCATTCCCCCGACGAGGAGAAAACGGTTTGA
- a CDS encoding DUF4382 domain-containing protein, whose product MKRFHKLIAIVLSLTIITLISGCSGGGSNNTASAANTASTTSTVSTDEMSTTENTGSTTSTNTDETATDTNSGDTSSSDIATGTVALSLTDAPTDNEEIKGVYVTFTGLRYQYNDKNESNESDKGWQDVNLSEPVTVDLLALQDGNTTLLNQTDLPAGVIDHVRFILDTNNCYVLLVGDIAKPLTVPSGDQTGYKAIGGFTIPAGGSISVTADFDLRKSLVVNKNKYILKPTIKIIDTIEVGKIKGTMTLDEEGSKIIVYAYEDGSWDDNESNSDNNFTHAVLSTDATKGSYILPWLTVGEYDLIVVATDITGVFENILGYLDNVPVQAGETTIQDINNSTLLPSLP is encoded by the coding sequence ATGAAAAGATTTCATAAACTGATAGCTATTGTACTATCACTAACGATCATTACACTCATTTCCGGATGCAGTGGCGGTGGAAGCAATAATACAGCTTCGGCTGCAAATACTGCCAGTACGACTTCCACTGTAAGCACAGATGAAATGTCTACTACTGAAAATACAGGTAGTACTACTTCTACAAATACAGATGAAACAGCTACTGATACAAACAGTGGTGATACATCATCCAGTGACATAGCCACAGGTACTGTTGCATTGAGTCTTACAGATGCACCTACAGACAATGAAGAGATAAAAGGTGTGTATGTTACGTTTACCGGTCTGCGTTATCAATATAATGACAAGAATGAGAGCAATGAAAGTGACAAGGGATGGCAGGATGTGAATCTTAGTGAACCTGTAACAGTCGATCTGCTTGCACTCCAGGATGGAAATACAACACTTTTAAATCAAACCGATTTGCCTGCCGGCGTTATAGACCATGTTCGATTTATATTGGATACTAACAATTGCTATGTACTGCTTGTAGGTGATATTGCCAAACCATTGACAGTTCCAAGTGGTGATCAAACCGGATACAAAGCCATTGGAGGATTTACGATACCTGCCGGTGGTTCTATAAGTGTGACAGCAGATTTTGATCTCAGAAAATCTTTGGTAGTCAATAAAAATAAATATATATTGAAGCCAACCATAAAAATTATTGACACTATAGAAGTTGGTAAGATCAAAGGTACGATGACATTGGATGAAGAAGGTTCAAAGATCATTGTTTATGCCTATGAGGATGGAAGTTGGGATGATAATGAATCAAATTCTGACAATAACTTTACTCATGCCGTTTTAAGTACCGATGCTACAAAAGGAAGCTACATATTACCATGGCTTACAGTAGGAGAGTATGACCTGATCGTAGTTGCCACAGATATAACGGGAGTATTTGAAAATATTTTAGGATATCTTGATAATGTACCTGTTCAGGCAGGTGAAACTACTATCCAGGACATTAATAATTCGACACTGCTTCCTTCCCTCCCTTAA
- a CDS encoding sulfite exporter TauE/SafE family protein, which produces MNNIDLLIILSTAFLGSVGHCIGMCGGIVVAYSSSKIDHTSSWAQQTISHLAYNFGRVTTYAILGALFGLMGKAIAFTPTTKGVLFLLTGLLMILAGLSLVGNLKFLNSAEWSISKHKWYHNTFRKLISSQSLPSFYLLGMLNGIIPCGLVYSFAIFAASTASPLWGAIVMATFGLATIPALFFLGTVTKFLQKGSLRGTMMKLAAMLVIFYGFYTLYKGYKFIAHPKETQQMIDSMQTGSVKSKLEGKCGGMKCAPGKCG; this is translated from the coding sequence ATGAACAATATAGACCTACTTATTATCCTCAGTACAGCCTTCCTCGGAAGTGTCGGACACTGCATCGGAATGTGCGGGGGGATCGTCGTTGCCTACAGTTCCAGCAAGATCGACCACACTTCCAGCTGGGCACAGCAGACCATCTCGCACCTTGCCTACAATTTCGGCAGGGTCACAACCTATGCCATACTGGGAGCACTCTTCGGCCTTATGGGAAAAGCCATCGCTTTTACACCGACGACCAAAGGGGTACTCTTTCTGCTGACCGGTCTTCTAATGATACTGGCGGGCCTCTCACTGGTAGGTAACCTCAAATTCCTCAACTCCGCAGAGTGGTCCATCTCCAAACACAAGTGGTACCATAATACCTTCAGAAAACTCATCAGCAGCCAGTCACTTCCCAGTTTCTATCTGCTGGGTATGCTCAACGGCATCATCCCCTGCGGCCTGGTCTACTCCTTTGCCATCTTTGCGGCCAGTACTGCCAGTCCGCTCTGGGGTGCCATCGTCATGGCGACCTTCGGCCTGGCGACCATCCCTGCACTCTTCTTTTTGGGAACGGTGACAAAGTTCCTGCAAAAAGGCTCACTGCGCGGTACCATGATGAAACTGGCTGCCATGCTCGTGATCTTCTACGGTTTCTATACGCTGTACAAAGGATACAAATTCATCGCACATCCCAAAGAGACCCAGCAGATGATAGACAGCATGCAGACAGGCAGTGTAAAAAGCAAACTGGAGGGGAAATGCGGCGGTATGAAATGTGCTCCCGGAAAATGCGGATAA